One genomic region from Solwaraspora sp. WMMD792 encodes:
- the leuC gene encoding 3-isopropylmalate dehydratase large subunit, with protein sequence MVGATSKQTSPRTLAEKVWDAHVVRSAAGEPDLLYIDLHLLHEVTSPQAFDGLRMAGRPVRRTDLTLATEDHNTPTGYADPAFNSRRGDLLTISDPTSRTQIETLRRNCAEFGIKLHALGDDNQGIVHVIGPQLGLTQPGMTIVCGDSHTATHGAFGALAFGIGTSEVEHVLATQTLPQSRPKTMAVTVTGELGPGVTAKDLVLALITKVGTGGGRGYVVEYRGEAIRRLSMEGRMTVANMSIEWGAKAGMVAPDETTFAYLKGRPNAPQGADWDAAVAYWSSLATDEGATFDAEVILDASEITPFVTWGTNPGQGAALSAVVPDPEQFDTDAERVAARRALEYMDLRPGTALRDVPVDVVFVGSCTNGRLEDLRAAADVLRGRKVADGVRMLVVPGSAKVREAAENEGLDKVFADAGAEWRFAGCSMCLGMNPDTLKPGERSASTSNRNFEGRQGRGGRTHLVSPPVAAATAVVGRLAAPADLN encoded by the coding sequence ATGGTGGGAGCCACTTCGAAGCAGACATCGCCCAGGACCCTGGCCGAGAAGGTCTGGGACGCGCACGTGGTGCGATCCGCCGCGGGCGAGCCGGACCTGCTCTACATCGACCTGCACCTGCTGCACGAGGTCACCAGCCCGCAGGCCTTCGACGGGCTGCGGATGGCCGGCCGGCCGGTGCGCCGGACCGACCTGACCCTCGCCACCGAGGATCACAACACCCCGACCGGGTACGCCGACCCGGCGTTCAACAGCCGGCGCGGCGACCTGCTGACCATCAGCGACCCGACATCGCGTACCCAGATCGAGACGCTGCGCCGCAACTGCGCCGAGTTCGGCATCAAGCTGCACGCCCTGGGCGACGACAACCAGGGCATCGTGCACGTCATCGGCCCGCAGCTGGGCCTGACCCAGCCCGGCATGACGATCGTCTGTGGCGACTCGCACACCGCGACCCACGGTGCGTTCGGCGCGCTCGCCTTCGGCATCGGCACCAGCGAGGTCGAGCACGTGCTGGCCACCCAGACGCTGCCGCAGTCCCGGCCGAAGACGATGGCGGTCACCGTCACGGGCGAACTCGGCCCGGGGGTCACCGCCAAGGATCTGGTGCTGGCGCTGATCACCAAGGTCGGTACCGGCGGTGGTCGCGGCTACGTGGTGGAGTACCGGGGCGAGGCGATCCGCCGGCTCTCCATGGAGGGCCGGATGACGGTGGCGAACATGTCCATCGAGTGGGGTGCCAAGGCGGGCATGGTGGCGCCGGACGAGACCACCTTCGCCTACCTCAAGGGCCGGCCGAACGCGCCGCAGGGCGCCGACTGGGACGCCGCCGTGGCGTACTGGTCCAGTCTGGCCACCGACGAGGGGGCGACGTTCGACGCCGAGGTGATCCTGGACGCCAGCGAGATCACGCCGTTCGTGACCTGGGGCACCAACCCCGGGCAGGGCGCCGCGCTGAGCGCCGTCGTGCCCGACCCGGAGCAGTTCGACACCGACGCGGAGCGGGTCGCCGCCCGACGGGCGCTGGAGTACATGGACCTGCGGCCGGGCACCGCGCTGCGCGACGTGCCGGTCGACGTGGTCTTCGTCGGCTCCTGCACCAACGGCCGGCTGGAGGACCTGCGGGCCGCCGCCGACGTGCTGCGCGGGCGCAAGGTCGCCGACGGGGTACGGATGCTCGTGGTGCCCGGGTCGGCCAAGGTACGGGAGGCGGCCGAGAACGAAGGGCTGGACAAGGTCTTCGCCGACGCCGGTGCCGAGTGGCGCTTCGCCGGCTGCTCGATGTGCCTGGGCATGAACCCGGACACGCTCAAGCCGGGGGAGCGCTCCGCCTCCACCTCCAACCGCAACTTCGAAGGCCGGCAGGGCCGGGGCGGGCGTACCCACCTGGTGTCGCCGCCGGTCGCCGCCGCCACCGCCGTGGTGGGCCGGCTGGCCGCGCCGGCGGACCTCAACTGA
- the leuD gene encoding 3-isopropylmalate dehydratase small subunit: MDKFTVHTGTAVPLRRSNVDTDQIIPAVYLKRVTRTGFADGLFNAWREDPGFVLNNPSYSGASILVAGPEFGTGSSREHAVWALRDWGFRAVLSPRFGDIFRGNALKEGLLPVELEMPAIEELWSLVEADPAAEVTVDLATREVRAGASGWSFPIDDFSRWRLMEGLDDIGLTLRHESAITEYERGRLSFKPVVA; the protein is encoded by the coding sequence ATGGACAAGTTCACCGTGCACACCGGGACCGCCGTCCCGCTGCGCCGATCTAATGTAGATACCGATCAGATCATCCCGGCGGTGTACCTCAAGCGGGTGACCCGGACCGGCTTCGCCGACGGTCTGTTCAATGCCTGGCGCGAGGATCCAGGATTCGTTCTGAACAATCCTTCGTATTCCGGAGCATCCATTCTCGTCGCTGGCCCTGAGTTCGGCACCGGGTCATCGCGTGAACACGCGGTGTGGGCGCTGCGGGACTGGGGCTTCCGGGCCGTGCTGTCCCCCCGCTTCGGCGACATCTTCCGTGGCAACGCGCTCAAGGAAGGTCTGCTGCCGGTCGAGTTGGAAATGCCCGCCATTGAGGAATTGTGGTCGCTGGTCGAGGCCGACCCGGCTGCCGAGGTGACCGTCGACCTGGCCACCCGGGAGGTCAGGGCAGGTGCCTCCGGCTGGTCGTTCCCGATCGACGACTTCAGCCGGTGGCGGCTGATGGAGGGATTGGATGACATTGGACTGACCCTGCGTCACGAGTCGGCCATCACCGAGTATGAGCGCGGGCGGTTGTCGTTCAAGCCCGTCGTGGCATAG
- a CDS encoding HU family DNA-binding protein: MNKAELIDALAARLGDRKTATTALDAVLAEVQSAVTKGDRVGITGFGVFEKRVRAARTARNPRTGESVKVKKTSVPVFRPGAGFKDMVASGKAPKATAAKSTAAKATATKATAAKSTAAKSTARGAAKSTGTAAKSTATKAPAKRAAGGTAKKTAAAKTTRSAAAAPAKKSAAKKTTATRSTAAKSTAAKSTGAKSTAAKKSPAKKAPARKSTARKTTR, translated from the coding sequence GTGAACAAGGCAGAGCTCATCGATGCGCTCGCTGCTCGCCTGGGAGACCGCAAGACGGCGACGACGGCGCTCGACGCCGTCTTGGCCGAGGTTCAGTCGGCGGTCACCAAGGGCGACCGGGTGGGTATCACCGGTTTCGGGGTGTTCGAGAAGCGCGTCCGGGCGGCGCGAACAGCGCGCAACCCGCGTACCGGCGAGTCGGTGAAGGTCAAGAAGACCTCGGTGCCGGTCTTCCGGCCCGGCGCGGGCTTCAAGGACATGGTGGCCAGCGGCAAGGCGCCGAAGGCCACCGCGGCCAAGTCGACCGCGGCGAAGGCCACGGCGACGAAGGCCACCGCGGCCAAGTCCACGGCGGCCAAGAGCACCGCCCGTGGCGCGGCGAAGTCCACCGGTACGGCCGCCAAGTCGACCGCCACCAAGGCGCCGGCGAAGCGGGCGGCCGGCGGTACGGCGAAGAAGACCGCCGCTGCCAAGACCACCCGGTCCGCGGCGGCCGCGCCGGCCAAGAAGTCCGCAGCCAAGAAGACCACCGCGACCCGGTCCACCGCGGCCAAGTCGACGGCGGCGAAGTCGACCGGGGCGAAGTCGACGGCGGCGAAGAAGTCGCCGGCGAAGAAGGCCCCGGCGCGCAAGTCCACCGCCCGTAAAACCACCCGCTGA
- a CDS encoding NUDIX domain-containing protein has translation MAAVTEVRAAGGVVWRTDDTGAVQVCLVHRPRHDDWSLPKGKLEPAEHPLAAAVREVGEETGIRAVPQVRLPSIRYTMPDGNLKVVDYWSMRAVQASSGPVPVDAADEVDELCWLPLGQARQRLTYRHDVGVLHGFAQLPPVTATLTLVRHAHAGSRDTWPGPDSARPLDTAGLRQAQALAALLVLTGPRRVLSASPRRCVQTVAPLAQALDLPVEVESVFDEPAAGQQPDENALAAAGRLTELAAAGTPAAVCSQGKVIPAALTVLTRRSAADHRTAKGGGWLLSFAGDRLVGADRL, from the coding sequence GTGGCTGCCGTGACCGAGGTCCGGGCCGCCGGCGGCGTGGTGTGGCGGACGGACGACACCGGGGCGGTGCAGGTGTGTCTGGTGCACCGCCCCCGGCACGACGACTGGTCGCTGCCGAAGGGCAAACTGGAGCCGGCGGAGCATCCGTTGGCGGCGGCGGTGCGGGAGGTCGGTGAGGAGACCGGGATCCGGGCGGTGCCGCAGGTGCGGCTGCCGTCGATCCGGTACACCATGCCGGACGGCAACCTGAAGGTCGTCGACTACTGGTCGATGCGGGCGGTGCAGGCGTCGTCCGGGCCGGTGCCGGTCGATGCCGCCGACGAGGTCGACGAGTTGTGCTGGCTGCCGTTGGGGCAGGCGCGGCAGCGGTTGACGTACCGGCACGACGTCGGGGTGTTGCACGGGTTCGCGCAGCTGCCGCCGGTGACCGCGACGCTCACCCTGGTGCGGCACGCGCACGCCGGCAGTCGGGACACCTGGCCGGGTCCGGACAGTGCCCGCCCGTTGGACACCGCCGGGCTGCGGCAGGCGCAGGCGTTGGCGGCGTTGCTGGTGCTGACCGGGCCGCGTCGGGTGCTGTCGGCGTCGCCCCGGCGGTGTGTGCAGACGGTCGCCCCGCTGGCGCAGGCGCTGGACCTGCCGGTCGAAGTGGAGTCGGTGTTCGACGAGCCGGCCGCCGGCCAGCAGCCGGACGAGAACGCGTTGGCGGCGGCAGGCCGGCTGACCGAGCTGGCGGCGGCCGGTACGCCGGCTGCGGTGTGCAGTCAGGGCAAGGTGATCCCGGCCGCGTTGACGGTGCTGACCCGGCGGTCGGCGGCGGATCACCGTACCGCGAAGGGCGGCGGCTGGTTGTTGTCGTTCGCCGGGGACCGGCTGGTCGGCGCGGACCGGCTCTAG
- a CDS encoding CYTH and CHAD domain-containing protein gives MVEEERKYEVEPGFTVPDLSGCLPDGGRLVQQPAVKLTATYYDTPDLRLARAGVSLRHRVGDSKPWTVKLPADAPGVRHEISRSGKRGKPPTELVWLVTAYSRGVELTPAATVRTVRTVLELRDADDALLVELADDAVSVLDGKTVRSRFREVEVELKAAKRSLLDRVEADLVAAGATAGGFTPKHVRALGAAAAGPAELPAVEGLPAEPTAADVVTRAVRDGVARILAHDPLVRLHAPVGDDDTAVHQMRVGCRRLRSDLRTFRALVDREWAGALRDELKWVAGVLGGARDAEVLRDRLRRTAGADPLAPLPSAAVELIDATLADRQAAALAEVDAALRSDRYVALVEMLVQAAREPRLTPAAAGPATEVLPRLVAKPWRRLAYGGSGVDGAADLTLDASDERWHAVRINGKKARYAVDAVAPVIGGGAAKLAKALSKVQNLLGEHQDAAVAAETWQGVLAEHPDDHELAVTVGRLVERERAAIRAARAEFAAAWERASAGQRTKWLP, from the coding sequence ATGGTGGAGGAGGAACGTAAGTACGAGGTCGAGCCGGGTTTCACCGTGCCGGACCTGTCCGGCTGTCTGCCGGACGGTGGCCGGCTGGTGCAGCAGCCGGCGGTGAAGCTGACCGCCACCTACTACGACACCCCGGATCTGCGGCTGGCCCGCGCCGGGGTGTCGCTGCGCCACCGGGTCGGCGACTCGAAGCCGTGGACGGTGAAGCTGCCCGCCGACGCGCCGGGCGTACGGCATGAGATCAGCCGGTCCGGTAAGCGCGGCAAGCCACCGACGGAGCTGGTGTGGCTGGTCACCGCGTACTCGCGGGGGGTGGAGCTGACGCCGGCCGCGACGGTGCGCACGGTACGCACGGTGCTGGAGTTGCGCGACGCCGACGACGCGCTGCTGGTGGAGCTGGCCGACGACGCGGTGTCGGTGTTGGACGGCAAGACTGTCCGGTCGCGGTTCCGCGAGGTGGAGGTCGAGCTGAAGGCCGCCAAGCGGTCGCTGCTGGACCGGGTGGAGGCCGACCTGGTCGCGGCGGGGGCGACCGCCGGCGGGTTCACCCCGAAGCACGTACGGGCGTTGGGCGCGGCCGCCGCCGGGCCGGCGGAACTACCCGCGGTCGAGGGCCTGCCGGCCGAGCCGACCGCCGCCGACGTGGTCACCCGGGCGGTCCGCGACGGCGTCGCCCGGATCCTGGCGCACGACCCGCTGGTGCGGCTGCACGCCCCGGTCGGCGACGACGACACCGCCGTGCACCAGATGCGGGTCGGGTGCCGGCGGCTGCGCAGCGACCTGCGGACCTTCCGGGCGTTGGTGGACCGCGAGTGGGCGGGTGCGCTGCGCGACGAGCTGAAGTGGGTCGCCGGGGTGCTCGGCGGTGCCCGCGACGCCGAGGTGCTGCGGGACCGGTTGCGGCGTACTGCCGGGGCGGACCCGTTGGCGCCGCTGCCGTCCGCGGCGGTCGAGCTGATCGACGCGACGCTCGCCGACCGGCAGGCGGCGGCACTGGCCGAGGTGGACGCGGCGCTGCGCTCGGACCGGTACGTTGCCCTGGTGGAGATGCTGGTGCAGGCGGCCCGGGAGCCGCGACTGACCCCGGCGGCGGCCGGCCCGGCGACCGAGGTGCTGCCTCGGCTGGTGGCCAAGCCGTGGCGCCGGCTGGCGTACGGCGGCAGCGGTGTGGACGGTGCCGCCGATCTGACCCTGGACGCCTCCGACGAGCGCTGGCACGCGGTGCGGATCAACGGCAAGAAGGCCCGGTACGCGGTGGACGCGGTGGCACCGGTGATCGGCGGTGGCGCGGCGAAGCTGGCGAAGGCGTTGTCGAAGGTGCAGAACCTGCTCGGCGAGCACCAGGACGCGGCGGTGGCCGCCGAGACCTGGCAGGGGGTGCTGGCCGAGCATCCGGACGACCACGAGTTGGCGGTGACCGTCGGCCGGCTGGTCGAACGGGAACGGGCCGCGATCCGCGCGGCGCGGGCGGAGTTCGCCGCCGCCTGGGAGCGGGCGTCGGCGGGGCAGCGGACGAAGTGGCTGCCGTGA
- a CDS encoding RNA degradosome polyphosphate kinase — protein sequence MQAPDPANPVSDTAEPAEPDEPATLARQPLPDDRFLNRELSWLDFNARVIELAEDPQTPLLERAKFLAIFASNLDEFFMVRIAGLKRRLQAGLPVRGGDRLPLRTQLELIAAKTAGLVARHARCFTEEVRPRLAAEGIHLIRWSDLSTGEREGLRTYFREHIFPVLTPLAVDPAHPFPYISSRSLNLAVAVRDPDGGPELFARIKVPNNVPRFVVVSQEGLGARFLPVEDLIAAQLGQLFSGMQVVECHLFRVTRNADFEVDEDRDEDLLQSLERELAQRRFGPPVRLEVAASISDHMLDLLVRELDMDSHDVLRVPGLLDLSALWQVYESSDRSDLKDRPFVPATHPRLVEGEVPRSVFATLRDGDILVHHPYHSFSTSVQRFIEQAAADPLVLAIKQTLYRTSGDSPIVDALIEAAAAGKQVVVLVEVKARFDEQANIGWARMLERAGCHVVYGLVGLKTHCKTALVVRQEGNQIRRYCHIGTGNYHPKTARLYEDFGMLTADPEVGADLTDLFNVLTGYSRQTAYRRLLVAPHGVRSGLIERIGREVAHVRDGRGGLVQIKVNSLVDEELVDALYRASQAGVQVDLLIRGMCTLRPGVPGLSDNIRVRSILGRFLEHSRVFRFGNDGDVEFWIGSSDLMHRNLDRRVEALVQVTDPVARAELDQLMSDAFSPDCESFELHPDGTWSRHRSTDERPLVHLQERLLRRFIGTGK from the coding sequence GTGCAGGCCCCCGACCCGGCAAACCCGGTGTCGGACACCGCCGAACCGGCCGAGCCGGACGAGCCGGCCACGCTGGCCCGCCAGCCGCTGCCCGACGACCGGTTCCTCAACCGGGAGCTGTCCTGGCTCGACTTCAACGCCCGGGTGATCGAGCTGGCCGAGGACCCGCAGACCCCACTGCTGGAGCGGGCCAAGTTCCTGGCCATCTTCGCCAGCAACCTCGACGAGTTCTTCATGGTCCGCATCGCCGGGCTCAAGCGCCGGCTGCAGGCCGGGCTGCCGGTACGCGGCGGCGACCGGCTGCCGCTGCGTACCCAGTTGGAGCTGATCGCGGCGAAGACCGCCGGCCTGGTCGCCCGGCACGCCCGGTGCTTCACCGAGGAGGTCCGGCCCCGGCTGGCCGCCGAGGGCATCCACCTGATCCGGTGGAGCGATCTGAGCACGGGCGAGCGGGAAGGGCTGCGCACCTACTTCCGGGAGCACATCTTCCCGGTGCTGACCCCGCTGGCCGTCGACCCGGCGCACCCGTTCCCGTACATCTCCAGCCGGTCGTTGAACCTGGCCGTCGCGGTCCGTGACCCGGACGGCGGTCCGGAGCTGTTCGCCCGGATCAAGGTACCGAACAACGTGCCCCGGTTCGTGGTGGTCAGCCAGGAAGGGCTGGGTGCCCGGTTCCTGCCGGTCGAGGATCTGATCGCCGCCCAGCTCGGCCAGCTGTTCTCCGGGATGCAGGTGGTGGAGTGCCACCTGTTCCGGGTGACCCGCAACGCCGACTTCGAAGTCGACGAGGACCGCGACGAGGATCTGCTGCAGTCGCTGGAGCGGGAGCTCGCCCAGCGCCGGTTCGGCCCGCCGGTGCGGCTGGAGGTGGCCGCCTCCATCTCCGACCACATGCTCGACCTGCTGGTCCGCGAGCTGGACATGGACAGCCACGACGTGCTGCGGGTGCCGGGGCTGCTGGACCTGTCCGCGTTGTGGCAGGTCTACGAGAGCTCCGACCGGTCGGACCTGAAGGACCGCCCGTTCGTGCCGGCCACCCACCCGCGGCTGGTCGAGGGCGAGGTGCCACGCAGCGTCTTCGCCACCCTGCGCGACGGCGACATCCTGGTGCACCACCCGTACCACTCGTTCTCCACCAGTGTGCAGCGGTTCATCGAGCAGGCGGCGGCCGACCCGCTCGTCCTGGCGATCAAGCAGACGCTGTACCGCACCAGCGGCGACTCGCCGATCGTCGACGCGCTGATCGAGGCGGCCGCCGCCGGCAAGCAGGTGGTGGTGCTGGTCGAGGTGAAGGCCCGGTTCGACGAGCAGGCCAACATCGGCTGGGCGCGGATGCTGGAACGGGCCGGCTGTCACGTCGTGTACGGCCTGGTCGGGTTGAAGACCCACTGCAAGACCGCCCTGGTGGTACGCCAGGAAGGCAACCAGATCCGCCGCTACTGCCACATCGGCACCGGCAACTACCACCCGAAGACGGCCAGGCTGTACGAGGACTTCGGCATGCTGACCGCCGACCCGGAGGTCGGCGCGGACCTGACCGACCTGTTCAACGTGTTGACCGGCTACAGCCGCCAGACCGCGTACCGGCGGCTGCTGGTCGCCCCGCACGGGGTGCGCAGCGGGCTGATCGAGCGGATCGGCCGGGAGGTCGCCCACGTCCGTGACGGCCGGGGCGGGCTGGTCCAGATCAAGGTGAACTCGCTGGTCGACGAGGAGCTGGTGGACGCGCTGTACCGGGCGTCGCAGGCCGGCGTACAGGTGGATCTGCTGATCCGGGGGATGTGCACGCTGCGGCCCGGGGTGCCGGGGCTGTCGGACAACATCCGGGTCCGGTCGATCCTCGGCCGGTTCCTGGAGCATTCCCGGGTGTTCCGGTTCGGCAACGACGGCGACGTCGAGTTCTGGATCGGCTCCTCCGACCTGATGCACCGCAACCTGGACCGCCGGGTGGAGGCGCTGGTGCAGGTGACCGACCCGGTGGCCCGCGCCGAGCTGGACCAGCTGATGAGCGACGCGTTCAGCCCGGACTGCGAGTCGTTCGAGCTGCACCCGGACGGCACCTGGAGCCGGCACCGGTCGACCGACGAACGGCCGCTGGTGCATCTGCAAGAGCGGCTGCTCCGACGGTTCATCGGCACCGGCAAATAG
- a CDS encoding cold-shock protein: MQGTVATFDPATRSGTVLLDDGAELSFPAAAFDASGLRLLRLGQRVRIERDESGHVNRVTLPTFG, from the coding sequence ATGCAGGGCACGGTGGCGACCTTCGATCCGGCGACCCGCAGCGGCACAGTGCTGCTCGACGACGGGGCGGAGCTGTCGTTCCCGGCGGCCGCGTTCGACGCTTCCGGGTTGCGGCTGCTGCGGCTGGGTCAGCGGGTACGCATCGAGCGTGACGAGTCCGGGCACGTTAACCGCGTCACGTTGCCCACATTCGGCTAG
- the cofC gene encoding 2-phospho-L-lactate guanylyltransferase, with product MRNATWSVVLPVKRLAVAKSRLRGALDGVPHEELALALARDTVAAALACPLVAEVVVVTSDPAATATLGALGARTVADPELAAPDLDAPEVGAPEVSGLNAAVTHGAATVDAGRPVAALTADLPALRPAELAAALDTGIGTVSALDTAVGAGVDRWFVPDAAGTGTVLLAAAVGTALRPGFGAGSAVRHQRSGAVRRGGDWPTLRRDVDTAADLADAARLGLGRHTAALYASGYRADMRHRSVS from the coding sequence GTGCGGAACGCGACCTGGTCGGTGGTGCTGCCGGTCAAGCGGCTCGCGGTGGCGAAGAGCCGGCTGCGGGGTGCGCTCGACGGCGTACCGCATGAGGAACTGGCGCTGGCCCTGGCCCGCGACACCGTCGCCGCCGCGCTGGCCTGCCCGCTGGTCGCCGAGGTGGTGGTGGTCACCTCGGATCCGGCCGCCACCGCCACGTTGGGCGCGCTCGGGGCCCGTACCGTCGCCGACCCGGAACTCGCCGCCCCAGACCTCGACGCGCCGGAGGTCGGCGCACCGGAGGTGAGCGGGCTGAACGCGGCGGTGACGCACGGGGCCGCGACGGTCGACGCGGGCCGGCCGGTCGCCGCGTTGACCGCGGACCTGCCGGCGTTGCGGCCGGCTGAGCTGGCCGCCGCCCTCGACACCGGCATCGGCACCGTCAGCGCCCTCGACACCGCCGTCGGGGCCGGCGTGGACCGCTGGTTCGTCCCGGATGCCGCCGGCACCGGGACGGTGCTGCTGGCGGCCGCCGTCGGCACCGCGCTACGGCCTGGTTTCGGCGCCGGATCGGCGGTACGGCATCAACGGTCGGGTGCCGTCCGGCGCGGCGGGGACTGGCCGACGCTGCGCCGCGACGTGGACACCGCCGCCGACCTCGCCGACGCGGCCCGGCTCGGCCTGGGTCGGCACACCGCCGCGCTGTACGCCAGCGGGTACCGTGCTGACATGCGACACAGGTCGGTGAGCTGA
- a CDS encoding lysophospholipid acyltransferase family protein, protein MARRKLGFWRRFIVMVVKPTLLVWTKRTWSGMQHIPGTGGVIVVANHMSHADPMVIGHFLYEAGRWPRFLGKASLFTIPVIGRWLLKVKQIPVHRGSVDAIKSLEAAIVGVDEGGALVIYPEGTTTREPDLWPMRGKTGAARLALTTGAPVVPVAMWGPQQMYDPRTGKLNLLPGRKVTVTAGEPFDLSRWAGVEPTRAVLEEITETMMLRLRDMVAEIRGGEAPPLYAPSARRNNRTTGTPEPGQ, encoded by the coding sequence GTGGCGCGGCGGAAACTGGGCTTCTGGCGACGCTTCATCGTGATGGTGGTCAAACCGACCCTGCTCGTATGGACGAAGCGGACCTGGTCCGGGATGCAGCACATCCCCGGCACCGGTGGGGTGATCGTCGTCGCCAACCACATGTCGCACGCCGACCCGATGGTCATCGGCCATTTCCTCTACGAGGCCGGCCGCTGGCCCCGGTTCCTCGGCAAGGCCAGCCTGTTCACCATCCCGGTCATCGGGCGCTGGCTGCTCAAGGTGAAGCAGATCCCGGTGCACCGGGGCAGCGTCGACGCGATCAAGTCGCTGGAGGCGGCGATCGTCGGCGTCGACGAAGGCGGCGCGTTGGTGATCTACCCGGAGGGGACGACCACCCGCGAGCCGGACCTGTGGCCGATGCGTGGCAAGACCGGCGCGGCCCGGCTGGCGTTGACCACTGGAGCCCCGGTCGTGCCGGTGGCGATGTGGGGTCCGCAGCAGATGTACGACCCGCGGACCGGAAAACTGAACCTGCTGCCCGGCCGGAAGGTGACCGTCACCGCCGGTGAACCTTTCGACCTGAGCAGATGGGCCGGGGTCGAGCCGACCCGGGCGGTGCTGGAGGAGATCACCGAGACCATGATGCTGCGGCTGCGGGACATGGTTGCCGAGATCCGGGGCGGCGAGGCCCCACCGCTGTACGCCCCGAGCGCCCGCCGCAACAACCGGACCACCGGCACCCCGGAGCCGGGACAGTGA
- a CDS encoding NAD(P)H-dependent glycerol-3-phosphate dehydrogenase, translating into MTGTGRAVVLGAGSWGTAYAKVLADAGADVVLWARREQVAAAIREYGTNPDYLPAVRLPDRVTATSDAAEAIKGAGLVVLAVPSQTLRGNLGDWAAHIGPDATLVSLMKGIELGTTKRMSEVIVETTGVGPDRVVVVSGPNLAAEIAAEQPAASVVAGTDTARTAAVQQAMLTGYLRPYTNDDVIGCELGGAVKNVIALAYGIATAMRLGDNTKATLITRGLAETARLGVALGADPLTFSGLAGLGDLVATCSSPLSRNRTFGEHLGRGETLEQAQAATRQTAEGVKSCLSIRDLARAHGVEMPITEQVERICHEGLDPRTALTLLMTRATKPE; encoded by the coding sequence GTGACCGGGACCGGCCGGGCCGTCGTCCTGGGTGCCGGCTCGTGGGGGACCGCGTACGCCAAGGTGCTCGCCGACGCCGGGGCCGACGTGGTCCTCTGGGCCCGGCGCGAGCAGGTCGCCGCCGCGATCCGCGAGTACGGCACCAACCCCGACTACCTGCCGGCGGTGCGGCTGCCCGACCGGGTCACCGCCACCAGCGACGCCGCCGAGGCGATCAAGGGCGCAGGGCTGGTCGTGCTCGCCGTACCGTCGCAGACGCTGCGCGGCAACCTGGGTGACTGGGCCGCGCACATCGGCCCCGACGCGACCCTGGTCAGCCTGATGAAGGGGATCGAACTCGGCACCACCAAACGGATGAGCGAGGTGATCGTCGAGACCACCGGGGTCGGCCCGGACCGGGTCGTGGTGGTCTCCGGCCCCAACCTGGCCGCCGAGATCGCCGCCGAGCAGCCGGCCGCCAGCGTCGTCGCCGGCACCGACACCGCGCGCACGGCCGCCGTGCAGCAGGCGATGCTCACCGGCTACCTGCGGCCGTACACCAACGACGACGTGATCGGCTGCGAGCTGGGCGGGGCGGTGAAGAACGTGATCGCCCTGGCGTACGGCATCGCCACCGCGATGCGCCTCGGTGACAACACCAAGGCCACCCTGATCACCCGGGGGCTGGCAGAGACGGCCCGGCTGGGGGTGGCGCTCGGTGCCGACCCGCTGACCTTCTCCGGGCTGGCCGGCCTCGGTGACCTGGTCGCCACCTGCTCGTCGCCGCTGTCGCGCAACCGGACGTTCGGCGAGCACCTGGGCCGGGGGGAGACCCTGGAACAGGCGCAGGCCGCCACCCGGCAGACCGCCGAAGGGGTGAAAAGCTGCCTGTCGATCCGGGACCTGGCCCGCGCGCACGGGGTGGAGATGCCGATCACCGAGCAGGTGGAACGGATCTGCCACGAGGGCCTGGACCCGCGTACCGCGTTGACGCTGCTGATGACGCGGGCCACGAAACCGGAATAG